A segment of the Natrinema salaciae genome:
TAGCCACCACACGAACCGTTTTCCGACGTCTTTCTTGTTCACTCTCCCGTCCTCCTCGATCGACTTGAGCCGTCTCCGTGCGGTCTGTAAGTGATAGTCGAAGTGTTCGGCGACCTCTCTGGTTGTCACGACCTCGTTCGCAGCCACGAACTCGAGCAGATCGTCGTCCGAGTACTGCTCTTCGAACGGACCACTGCGCTCGTCTCCAGCCATACTCGCTTGAGAGTACATGGTTGAGCCAAACAGATATACGAGCATTCTGCATCGAACAATGCTATCTACAACGAACATGGTAAAAGCAATCTATTTGTACCGAGAGGAAGAAGAACATCTCAAGCACCCAACACCACTATGACGATGAGAACGGACGCGATCAGTTCGGAACTCACTGGAGACCGAAGCAGGAGATGGCACCGATCGAAGGCGCACAATCACGCTCCGCTACTGTCGTCTGGGAGAGGGACATAACCATGCCGTCACGGCAAGCAGTCTACGAACCGGAAACCGATGGAACGCCGGTTACGGCGATCGTTCGGGTACTCAAAGACGCCACACCGACTGATTCTGCCACGCTTCCGCCATTGTTCGACAGCATCGATCCCGAAGCCGTAAACGCACTCTACTCCGACGACGATCGGACGGAATATCCGCGACTCACGTTCACTCACGACCGGTTTCTCGTGACCATCGACCGTACTCGGAGGATCACTGTTCGGGAGATTCGGTGAGCGGTCCGTTCTCGAGGAGGCTCCGAACTCGAGCCGATACCGGATGGGCGTTCCCCTGCAAGACGGTCTAGAAAACGAGGAGGGGGCGAGAGGGGAACGGGGACGAATGCAACGAGTTCTCCGCACGCAGCATCGTCAGCCGAGCGGGCGTGAGCGAGGGTGGCCGACAGTGCGCGCCACCGCAGCCCCCACGCCGAGTCGAGACGCTTTCCCGGGCCCTCAGTACCGCCGTTCGAACACCGTCCCGGAGTCGCCGACGACCAGTTGCGGCGATCGGGCGGTCCCGAGCGCGACCGCGCGCAGTTCGTTCCCCGGACGGAGGTCGACGAGTTCGGACCAGCCGTCGAAGTCCCGCTCGTAGATCGCTCCCGCCGCCGAGACGGCCAGCGCGGTGTCGCGGCTTCTCTCGAGCGCCGCGATCGGCTGTTCGCCCAGCGTCGTTCGGGACCAGTCGACGCCGTTGTACGTGTAGACGACGCCGTTGCCGCCCGCGACCGAGACGTGGCCGCTGTCGGTCGCCGCGACCGCGGCGAAGTTCACGCCAGCGCCCGCGATCCCGATGCGGCTCCACGAGACGCCGCCGTCGCGGGACTCGAAGACCCCGCCGTCGGTGTCGACGACGTAGCCGTACGCGAGCGGCGTGAGGTCGATCCCGGTCACGCTCGAGCCGGAGCCGGGCTCGATCACGTCGCTCCACTCGACGGTCGGGCCGTCGCGCCGGCCCCGGAGGAGTTCGCCGGAGCTGTTGATCGCCGTCAGTCGCTCGTCGCCGGCCAGTCCAGCGGCCGCGATCGCCGTCCAGGAGGTCGTCTTCTCCTTCGGTGCCGAGAAGTCGACGACGCGGTCGGCGACGACGTCGTAGAGCCCGAGCGCGCCGCTGTCGCCGGCGACCCACAGCGCCCGCCCGTTGCTCGTGACCGCCGCGGAGCGCAGACCGTCCCCCGCCGCCGAGAGCCCGTTCTCGAGGCGGACGACCCACTCGTCGCCCTCGCGCGCGAGGACGACACCGCCCTCGCCGACGGCGTAGGCCCCGTCGGCCGTCGGAACGACGTCGTACAGCGTCGCGTCGGTCGGGACGTCGGCGGCGACCCACTCGCTGTCGCGGCCGGCGCAGCCGGCCAGCGCGAGCGAGCCGACCGCGCCGCCGACCGACGCGAGGACGGCCCGTCTGGACGATCGGTAGCGATCGGTCACGGGGCGTCCTCGACCGACTGCGCGCGGTCGTCCGCCCGAGTCGTCTCGTCGCTCCCGACCCCTCGAGTCGCCTCGGCGTCGTGGGACTCGTGGAACTCGCCCGGCGGCGTGAACGCGCCCGGTGCGGAGGTCCGCATGAGGACCGCCGAAATGCGGACGACGTAGGCGAACAGCACCGCGAGCGGGCTGAACGCGACCGCGAGCGCGAGACTGACCAGCACGAGCAGCCACCCCTCGAAGGCGACCGGCGGGTAGCCGCTCGCGTAGATCATGATGACCAGCGACGAGAGCAGTATCGCGCCGGTGCCGCTGTAGGTGATCAGCCGCGACAGCCGCGAGAGTTCGCGCTGGAGGTAGATCGTGGTGAAGTACTGTCGCGTCGCGTCGGCCGTGACGAACAGGTCCTGGATCTCCGAGAGCAGCGACGTCGCTCGCTCCGACAGTTCCTCGTCGAACCGGCGCTCGAGACGGCGCGCTTCGTTGGCGGCACCGGCGTAGTCGTGGTCGATCGTCGGGAGGACGACGGCGAACACGGACTCGGTCCCGCCGGTGAGTTGCGCGGAGAGGTCGCGAGTGTGCTCGCGGGTTCGCGCCGCGAAGCGACAGATCGACTCGAGGGCGGAGATCGGGGTGCCGTCTGGCCGGTCGTCGGCCACGCGGCTGCGCTCGCGACCACCGTCAACGGGCTCGTCCGCGTCGCCGCATTCGGTCGCGAGTTCGTCGGCCCGGCTGCCGAGCGTCCCGGCCAGCCGTGCCAGGAAGGGCGCGGGACCGGTGGGGCTGACGCCGTCGCCCTCGGTCTGTGCCTCGACGCGGCTGCGAAACTCCTGGACGCCGTCGATGCGCTCGGTGAGCCGATCGGGCGTCCCGAACAGCCGCGAGATGATCAACTGGTTGACCGCGACGACGATCGGGATGAACGAGAACAGCCCCGCGATCATCGTACTGAACATCGTCGTGACGAATCGGCTCTCCCGGACGCCGATGACGTCGCTGACGCCGAGGACGAGCGCGATCGCGAAGACGCCGGCGACGAATCCGCCGACGATCGCCCGCCGATCCCCCTCGAGCAGGAGCCACCGGCTGGCCCGTCGACGCGACGGCGTGTCGGTGAGATACCGGAGGCCGATTCGGCCGCCGGTCGAGAGGAGGCGAGCGCCGACCACCAGCGTGGCGACCGTCAGTCGCAGCACGTACCCGACGAGCGAGAGACCGAACGAGGACGACTCCTCGTCCTCGCGGCCGTCGCGATCGCGGTCGGCTCGCTCGTCGGGGCCGTGGCCCGAGCGATCGGGCTCGCCGGCCGTCTCGGCGTCCGGGGAACGGCCTGCCGCGACGGACGGGGGCGATTCGAGATCGGGGTCGGAATCGGAGCGTGGTGGGTCGTCAGTCATGGGAACGGAGGACGTCGGTAGCGGAGCGGTTCAGAGGCCATCGGAGACCACCTCGAGGAGTCGGATCGCGACCAGTAGCAGCGCCGTCAGCAGAATGACTCGTCGGAGGATGGCCCCCCTGGTCGTGCGGATTCGCGACCGATCCGTGGGGTGGAAGCCGACGGTCCACAGGGTCGCGATCGCGCCGACGTTGATCGCGATCACGTTGACCGCGACGACGACGAGCGAGCCGAGGACGGCCGCGGGTTCGGCCCAGGCGACGCCGACGCCGACGACGCCGATCGGCGGCATGATCGCGGCCGCGATCATCACCCCGATGAGGTCCGTG
Coding sequences within it:
- a CDS encoding DeoR family transcriptional regulator produces the protein MAGDERSGPFEEQYSDDDLLEFVAANEVVTTREVAEHFDYHLQTARRRLKSIEEDGRVNKKDVGKRFVWWLPQG
- a CDS encoding HalOD1 output domain-containing protein → MPSRQAVYEPETDGTPVTAIVRVLKDATPTDSATLPPLFDSIDPEAVNALYSDDDRTEYPRLTFTHDRFLVTIDRTRRITVREIR
- a CDS encoding WD40/YVTN/BNR-like repeat-containing protein, giving the protein MTDRYRSSRRAVLASVGGAVGSLALAGCAGRDSEWVAADVPTDATLYDVVPTADGAYAVGEGGVVLAREGDEWVVRLENGLSAAGDGLRSAAVTSNGRALWVAGDSGALGLYDVVADRVVDFSAPKEKTTSWTAIAAAGLAGDERLTAINSSGELLRGRRDGPTVEWSDVIEPGSGSSVTGIDLTPLAYGYVVDTDGGVFESRDGGVSWSRIGIAGAGVNFAAVAATDSGHVSVAGGNGVVYTYNGVDWSRTTLGEQPIAALERSRDTALAVSAAGAIYERDFDGWSELVDLRPGNELRAVALGTARSPQLVVGDSGTVFERRY